In Montipora capricornis isolate CH-2021 chromosome 4, ASM3666992v2, whole genome shotgun sequence, a single genomic region encodes these proteins:
- the LOC138046675 gene encoding uncharacterized protein has product MPTKDDNILKFNNFHKQLAPPFVIYADFEAITEKISGCQPNNDKSYTEAYQKHTDCGYGYKVVCCYDDKYSKPVQIYRGEKAVYTFMEAMLEEVKYCKKVMKKHFNKPLRMTKDDEEKFQKADKCHICEKKYNRTDVRVRDHCHITGQYRGSAHQDCNLNFRLTDKIPVIFHNLRGYDSHFIMQEIGEIVNKHTYTNKKGEKCQMNINAIPNNMEKYMAFMLGNHLTFIDSFQFMSSSLEKLASNLPKESLKYTSQKFKDKKLDLMSKKGVYPYDFMDSFEKFNEKLPSKEDFYSILNDEHITDKDYQHAQTVWDTFSLKNMGEYHDLYIKSDILLLADVFENYRRTCLQYYKLDPCHYFTSPGLSYDAMLKMVNIKLELMTDIDIFQFIEKGMRGGISYIANRYGKVNNKYMKTYDEKAHSKYIMYLDANNLYGWAMSQYLPTGGFKWMTENQIDKIDLAKYTEDSNKGLILEVNLAYPEELHDLHNDYPLGPEKIKVNKDMLSNYCQEIANKFNVSTGLVHKLIPTLSNKEKYVLHYRNLQLYTDLGLKITKIHRVLEFNQSAWLKQYIDFNTEKRTNAKNAFEKDFFKLMNNSVFGKTMENLRKRVDVRL; this is encoded by the coding sequence ATGCCAACTAAAGATGACAACatactaaaattcaataatttccataaacagttAGCTCCTCCATTTGTAATTTATGCAGACTTTGAAGCCATAACAGAAAAGATATCCGGTTGTCAACCTAATAATGATAAATCATACACCGAAGCATACCAGAAGCATACAGACTGTGGATACGGTTACAAAGTTgtgtgttgttatgatgataaatatagcaaaccagtacaaatttacagaggtgaaaaagctgtttacaCATTTATGGAAGCTATGCTAGAGGAAGTTAAATATTGTAAGAAGGTCatgaaaaaacatttcaataaaCCATTAAGAATGACCAAAGATGACgaagaaaaatttcaaaaagctgaTAAATGCCATATATGTGAGAAAAAATACAATAGAACTGATGTAAGAGTAAGAGATCACTGCCATATAACTGGTCAGTATAGAGGATCCGCACATCAAGATTGTAACCTAAATTTCAGATTGACTGACAAAATACCAGTTATATTTCACAATCTCCGTGGGTATGACTCGCATTTCATAATGCAAGAGATTGGTGAAATAGTTAATAAGCATACATATACaaataagaaaggtgaaaagtGTCAAATGAATATCAATGCCATACCTAACAACATGGAgaagtatatggctttcatgttgggtaatcatctgacctttattgatagtttCCAATTTATGAGCTCTAGTTTGGAAAAACTAGCGAGTAATTTGCCAAAAGAATCATTGAAATatacttctcaaaaattcaaagatAAAAAGCTTGATTTAATGAGCAAGAAGGGAGTCTACCCATATGACTTCATggacagttttgaaaaattcaatgaaaagctacCATCAAAAGAAGACTTTTACAGCATCTTAAATGATGAACACATTACCGATAAAGATTATCAACATGCTCAGACTGTATGGGATACATTCTCTCTTAAAAACATGGGAGAATACCATGATTTATATATCAAATCTGACATCCTTCTATTAGCTGATGTGTTTGAAAACTATAGGAGAACATGCTTACAGTATTACAAGCTAGATCcatgtcattattttaccagtCCTGGGCTTTCCTATGATGCTATGCTGAAAATGGTTAATATCAAATTGGAACTAATGACTGACATTGATATAtttcaattcattgaaaaaggTATGAGGGGTGGTATATCGTATATAGCCAATCGATACGGTAAAGTtaacaataaatacatgaaaacatatgatgaGAAGGCCCACTCAAAATATATCATGTATCTTGATGCCAACAATCTGTATGGATGGGCTATGAGTCAATATTTACCAACTGGCGGTTTCAAATGGATGACTGAAAACCAGATTGATAAGATAGACTTAGCCAAGTATACAGAAGATAGCAATAAAGGTTTAATACTAGAAGTCAACCTAGCATATCCAGAAGAACTAcatgatttgcataatgactaCCCTCTAGgacctgaaaaaataaaagttaacAAAGATATGCTTTCTAATTATTGTCAAGAAATAGCCAATAAATTCAATGTATCAACTGGTTTAGTTCATAAACTGATACCTACattaagcaataaagaaaagtatgttcttcattacagaaacctacaattgtacactgatcttggtttgaaaataactaaaatCCATCGAGTACTGGAGTTCAATCAGTCCGCATGGTTGAAGCAATATATTGACTTTAATACtgagaaaagaactaatgctaaaaatgcttttgagaaagacttttttaaattaatgaacaacagtgtatttgggaaaacaatggaaaatttacGTAAGCGTGTAGATGTTAGATTATAA
- the LOC138046931 gene encoding 3-galactosyl-N-acetylglucosaminide 4-alpha-L-fucosyltransferase FUT3-like gives MFVLIIQWWHFQTKHHITNLSIAEQDWKAENGSELGLKLVLFYTPLFGRIPWPGLKTDHDFTHSRGIGCREQACRITYNRNDLIKSDAVLFHGRDLPSVSHMVQMKKRKLAQQRWIYFMHESPVNDFTDVASYNGLFNWTMTYRKASDFFLPYRHYTRLEPNEIQFQATQTTNFAEGKDKLAVWIASHCGLLRDEFVRTLMKFIKMDIFGSCSKKFNHYESCPRGSPECSQKLLRYKFYFAFENSFCVDYITEKYWYVPLDHNIVPVVMGGASYKDEQLAIPGSFIDVASFQSVDALVKYLLYLDSNDTAYNEYFHWRKEFKLSFPESWTCKVCAALHNDTLPSKVYNLDEFWGVAKSCGKNEDKIRKFIAESPRPHVAASPLPASPSNFSTLIYLFIYFFYLYLTTIQFISNIKPYVQLKI, from the coding sequence ATGTTTGTGCTAATCATTCAATGGTGGCATTTTCAAACTAAACATCATATAACGAACTTATCAATCGCTGAACAAGACTGGAAAGCGGAAAATGGATCTGAGCTTGGATTGAAATTAGTTTTATTTTACACGCCGTTGTTCGGTCGTATACCATGGCCGGGCCTCAAGACAGATCACGATTTCACGCACTCCCGGGGCATCGGTTGTCGTGAACAAGCGTGTCGGATAACTTACAACCGAAATGACCTTATTAAGAGCGATGCAGTTTTGTTTCACGGCAGAGATTTGCCAAGTGTATCACACATGGTGCAgatgaagaagagaaaactagCACAACAGCGATGGATATATTTCATGCATGAAAGTCCGGTAAATGATTTTACCGATGTCGCTTCTTACAACGGCCTCTTTAATTGGACCATGACCTATAGGAAGGCTTCAGATTTTTTCCTACCCTATCGACATTACACACGATTGGAACCCAACGAGATTCAGTTTCAGGCGACGCAGACTACCAACTTTGCGGAGGGAAAAGACAAACTGGCTGTTTGGATCGCAAGTCACTGCGGCCTGCTCAGAGACGAGTTTGTCAGAACACTTATGAAATTCATCAAAATGGATATTTTTGGATCCTGCTCAAAAAAATTTAATCATTATGAATCGTGTCCAAGAGGGTCTCCGGAATGCAGTCAGAAGCTATTGCGTTACAAATTctattttgcttttgaaaattcGTTCTGCGTTGATTATATAACAGAAAAATACTGGTACGTACCGCTCGACCACAATATTGTCCCTGTTGTGATGGGTGGAGCTTCCTATAAAGACGAGCAACTCGCTATTCCCGGCTCGTTTATCGACGTTGCGAGTTTCCAGTCCGTCGACGCTCTTGTGAAATATCTCCTTTACTTAGATTCAAATGACACTGCATACAACGAGTATTTCCACTGGAGGAAAGAATTTAAACTATCCTTTCCTGAATCGTGGACATGCAAGGTTTGTGCAGCGTTGCACAACGATACCCTGCCATCAAAAGTGTACAACTTGGACGAATTTTGGGGAGTGGCAAAATCTTGTGGAAAAAACGAGGATAAAATTCGCAAATTTATcgccgagtccccacgtccccacgtcgcCGCGTCCCCTCTCCCCGCATCCCCGTCCAACTTTTCgacacttatttatttatttatttattttttttatctttatttaaccacgatacaattcatcagcaatataaaaccgtatgtacaattaaaaatttaa